actatctcaatcagcctgactaacaggctGTATGTAGCcgcgctacttttatagcctctctactgtatataaccagtctTTTTACTGTCACTTTATTTCATtaacttacctattgttcacctaatacctttttttgcactattggttagagcctgtaaggttgcacttcactgtaaggttgcatttcacctgttgtattcggtgcacgtgacaaataaactttgatttggaaTTATTTAAATTTGACTCAAAACTGGGTCTATACTCTAGGCTATTTTGAATGTTCTGTCAACTTACAGGAGCTCCTTGTTCCTTTCTCCTTCTGTCGTCTTCCTGTGGGCGCCGCAGCTGTTTCTTGGGCAGGTCTTGGAACCCATCTGGACTAGGACACCCAGAATCCCCCTCAACTGGAAGACACACGTGCGCCACATTAAATCAGTCATCTGGCCCACCAGGttgagacccctggtttagatttaATTTGAGCCTTGCTTAATTGACTCAAGTAGGTGTTATTATGAAGTTGGTGCCTAGCATACTCACTGGGGTAGCTGTTGAGGTCGTACTGAGACAGTGgtttggccaggtctcccttcaCAGACCTGGGCTTCAGCTCCTTGTCCAGCTTCTTCCCCGAGGGTTCGTTTGCCTGGTGGCCCTCCTCAGACTGCTCAACATTGTAGACTGGGCCTGACTCCTCTGGGCTCCTGCTGGAATCAGGTAGAGACATTCCATGAGTCAGGTGTTACCACTTAAAACATATTATTGTGCGAAAGTGTTGCTGAGGTTTGTTTTTAGAAGCTCCGGTATATTGATGTCTTGagaatgttttgaaacaattaagTCAAGACAAAACAATATCAATAGTTTTGTTGAACGTTCTCACACCAAGTTCGCATAAGCCAAAGTTAGCACAGCACTCACCTCTTATGGTTGGAGGACCCTCCATTCGGCCAGCCGTCATTCCTGTTACAGGAGGGCAGAGTGTTAGGTTTCTCTGAAGAGCGTGTCATCTTGTTCCCATCCACCTCGCCCTTCCTGTTCTGCCGGTCCACCAGGGGGCGCTGGCTGGAGAAACTCCTCTTGGCCAgctccctcttctctccagaCCCAGGATCCCCGTGGCCTGAGTCTGAGTGCACATCTCCCCCGTgtgtctgctgctgctgctgccctccCCCACGCTTCTCCCTCCAGTCACTGAAGTCGCTGTTCTCTGAGCCAGTCTCCCAGTCCTCCGCCTGGCCGTGCTGACCACCGGACCTACCCCCCACTCCGGAGTAGTGGCCACTGGACCAGCCgtcctctttacctccctccttgGAGCGGCTCGGCCAGGGGTTCGCGAATCCTTCTGATCCATTGATGTACTCATCGCTGGTCCACTGGCCACTGCCAGGCTCTCTCTCTTGACGTAGTCGGCGGAAACGCGGGGGCTTGTCCTGGCGCGGTGGCCTCCGTCTTCTCAATGGCTGTTGTCCAGGGTTGTCGCTGTCTATGTAGTACTCACCCTCCCCGCTGCGGTCCTCAGCGCCGTTCTCCATGAAGGAACCAGTAGAGCCAGTAAACTTGGGGGTGTATTTGAGGGGCTCACGCTCTGCAGGTGGTCTCCTGGGATAGGTCTCGGTGCCCAAGACGTAGCCGTTCTCCTGCATGGGCCCACCGCCACTGCCAAACTGAGTCCCCCGTCCTCTCCAGGTGGAGATGTCTCTGGAGCCGTTGTTGAACCCTCGGCTGGTGTTGTAGCCCCTGCCAGTATCGAGTCTGGGAGGCAGGGAGCGGCCAAAGCCTCCGAAACCCCTGCTGCTGGCTTTGGCCTTGTCGCGGGCGTCACTGGCCGCCTGTTCTTCCGTGTACACCTTGTTGGACCTCCAAGAGTCTCGGTCGGCCttcctggtctctccctgctctgGGTAGCTGCCACCCTCTCCGTTTTCAGAGCCCTTCTGGCGTCGCCGCTTGGGCAGCTCCTCATACTCTGAGGTCTCGCTCAGAGTCTCGCTGACGTTGCGCCTCCTCGGCTTCCCCCTCTGCAGGTCCTCCACCTTGACAAAGTCCCTGGGCAGTCCTCTGCCTCTGCCTGGTCTCTGGGTTCCAGCAGCGTCCCTGctgttgatattgttgttgtagCCTCCTCTGGGGTTCTCTCGGCCTCCCCGGCCACCACGGTCTCCTCTTGAACTGAACTCCTTGAAGCCGCCACGGCTCCGACCTCTACCCGTTCCCCTGGCTCCGGCAAAGGCCTGCTCCTCATCGATGAAGATCCAGTTGTTGCGTCGTGGTGCACCAGGCTCCCTGCTCTCCTGGCTGTCTCTGGAGGACTGGCTCTTTCCGCTGTCCCAGCTGTTTTCCTTCGGCAAATCCTCACTGTGGGTACTGGCTGGCCGCTCTATTTTAGCAGGAACTGGTGGTTGTTGCTTCTCTTCTGGCTGCTTCTCAATAGCAGGCGAGGCCGATCGTCTGTTACTTACTAGGGGCTGGTTATCTTTCTTCAGGTCATATACGTTGGTGAGCACCTCCTTTTCCAGGCGGTAAGGGACTACCTTCTCCTCAGGCTCCACTTTGGGCTTCTCGTTCTCCTTGTCCTCCACTTTGAGGGCCTTTAGCACAGGCTTCTTGATGGGACCGGTCCTGCGGGTCAGGGTCCTACCGCCAGTCTCAGAGGGCTGGCTTACACTGCTGGCAGGGGTGCTGGAGTCAGGATCAGACCACTGGTTCTGACCACCAACACCAACTTCCTTCCTCTGGCCTCCATCTCGCCTATGGAAGTCTGAGTCAAAAAACTTTTCCTTGGAGGTGTCGAAGACTTCGTCACAGGGTTCAGTGCCGTCCTTCAGGTACCTGTCTTTGGGCTCCTGTTTGGGGTAGTCGCTGTCTGCATGCTGCTGCTGGGGCCGGCTCGGGGCTGAGGAGAGCAGGCCTTGGTCGTGCGGGTGGTGATCCCTGTCGGGACCTTTGctctggtggtaggcctgatgggAGAGGTCACCAGATGGGTTGTCTAGGCATTCGTTACCACTCTCTTCGTACAAGCCCTGCTGGGAGCATGTCCTGTCAAACCGGTCGTCTGGCTGGCTCCTGTCTGAGCTCTCGTGCTGTCTCTGGTAGGGTGGGGTGAAACTGCGAGGGGGGTAGCCATCTTGGTTCCACAAGGGGTAGGGCTCGGTGGAGGGGGCCCTCCGCTCCTGATGCATGCTTGGATGGCAGCCATCGTCAGAGGGGGACCCTGGGCTGTTCAGATGGTCTGGCTGCATCCTCGATTTCATAATTCCTACACAAACACAGAGGTGGTAATCTACAGTTCGAGATGATACAGATGCAGGATTATTTGGAGATCCATATCAATCTAGAAAGTTTTGACCATGATGTCACTAAACTAAAAAGTCAATTAAGAAATTAAATCAGGAAATTCATCATTCCCTTTAGTAAAATAACACTATTTTCTCAGGTCTCACCTGAAGAGTGGACAGCATTGGGGTAGTAGTCCACGGGGGAGCGGCCCTGGGCCATGCGGGGGTCCAAGAAAGGGGGCATCATCATCCAGCGGGGGTCGAAGCCCAGCATGTGTGGGGGGTAGTACCCCCTCGGGGGGTGGCTGGAGCCCGAGGGGGCGAGGTGGccagactgctgctgctgccagtgCTGCATTTTATACACTTGGTCCTGAGAGGGGGAGGGACGACAGCGCATGAACCCATTATGTTCACACTGGTAGAATTATTCACCTCACATAAAAAAGTGACTAGATGCATTTAAAGAAGTGTACTATATGCAGCGAgtggttatttcctgttttgtcaATTGCCTATTGCTGTGCATCCACCACAGAACTGATTAAAACACTACACAACagaacaaaaacaaacacacccaTTTGCCCCCTTCATAATACACGACGTCCGTCGTTACAGATAACACCTGCTCCTGTGAACTGACGGGCCTTTCTCAAGCCGCTAATCCCACCAGGAATTAGGGGAGGGATAAGGATTTTTGGGGCTGGAGGGAAGGGGCTGCTGGGAAAGCATCAGATGGCGTTGGCCGGGCGGCTCACCTGCTGCTGCTTTTGGAAGCGGGGCGGGACGGGCTTGGAGGCCTGGTGGTTTGTGTAGTCGGGCAGGGGAGAAGTGGGATCAGCCCCGCCATCGTCCTCATTGCGGTAGGGGGCGAAGCCCAAGGTGCCCTCTTCCCTGTAGTCCTGCTGGCCGGGGGAGTGCTCCAAGGGACACTCAGTGtctgggacaggagagggagcaTGTTATAATCCTACTTTTACATAGCTACCCATGTTTCCAGTGTTGCCATGTTTGGAGTTTTCCAGCCAAATTGGACTACTTTGAAAGCGGTGTCGCGGgtgaaaatgtatttgtcacgggTGGCAGGTTTTTGGGCTACTTCTAAATTGTACAGTGGCCACCATGGCATTtatcttaaaaaatatataaatttcACTGTGACCTGCTGCTGCTGACTATCAGGCAGTGAGCAAGCTGTTATTGAGTGAGTGaatggtggagagggggagagccgaaggggtgtgtgtgtgttgagagcaCAGGCTGAGAGAGTGCTGCAGTAGAGGCAGTTGAGTCACGGAGACAGCAGCACGCATACACGTCATGACAACTTTTTACCAGTTGTAGATTGGTCATTACGGAGACGACCTTTTCCATAAAACCTTCTAATGCGCTAAAACTGATATAACAGTGACAAAGCATTAGAAAACTACTTCAGGAGCACTAGAGCTCTTTGGATAGATTTGCTCAGGAGGTGATTTAAAGTAGACTGCATTCTAATGTCAACTTTTCTTATGTCCTAAGAACAGCCTTTAGCcttggtatattggtcatataccacacctcctctggccttattgcttaatcatAGCAGTCAAAACAAGTTAAATCCACATCCATTGATGGAAAATGATCTGGAGAGATGAATAAGGTCAATTCATTTTTCCCTTGCAATATATTCTTACACTCGCAAGAATTATTTTGACGGAAAACCAAATTTTGCTTCTTAACCTACATCATTAGAAATGACATCGATATTCCTTCTTAATTCGCTCAATAACGTTATGGGAAAAGGGTTTATTGGATAAATTTGGCAACTCTCGGGCAAACATTTTTGGGGGCCTAGTTTTCAAGCCTTGTGGGCAGTTTCAGAGGTCATTGGGCTAGAGATTTGAGTTATTCCTGGCAACCCTGTATGTTTCCTAcatgacaaatcaaatcaaattttatttgtcacatacacatggttagcagatgttaatgcgagtgtagcgaaatgcttgtgtcaTTCAGTAATAGCCATACCGTTTGAAATTAAGCGTTTTACTGAAAGTGCACACTATGACTGAGAATTGCAAGTTAGTATTTTCAACTGATAAATCTGAATAAATAAATGTTTACTAAACAAACACTAATGGCGGTTTGGTGTTACCTTTCGTACCATATTGCCAGCTCTCCTGGTGGTTTTTGCTCTCTCTCCCAGGGGACAGTGCTGCCTCCTTGCTCTCTGCATCCTTCACTCCCTCCTCAGACCTTGACAACTGTCTCTCAGTCTTCCCAAACCTCTCGTCTAGCCTCTTGAGCTTCTCGGCGCAGGCGGCAAGTCTCTCCTCACGGGcgcgtctctcctcctcctccctgcgccGACGAGCTCTCTCCACTGCCTCAGAGAGTTCCGGTGATACAAACTTGGCCCGGGCTGGGCCCTGGCGCTCCTCCTGGTCATCCAGGGGTTCACCCTGGTGGGCCATGCCAGGCACGGAGCTCTTCTGCTGGGCCTAGAGACGCCACAGAGGATGGTTCGGGTGTTAAAGTGGGGACTACATGGTTTCTGTGTACAACGGACTTAGACACCAGCATATAAATGTGACTCAATTGTTCTCTTCCTACAGGTGTATGTACTCTTTATGCTTTAACCTCTTCGGGGTAGGTGGGACGGtagtgtcccacctggccaataTCCTGTGAAATTgtagagcgcgaaattcaaaatacagaattcgtaatattaaacattaatgaaaatacaagtgtcttacatcgtttcaaagcttaacttcttgttaacttcactagggtacgTAGgaagctagcgtcccacctggccaacatccagtgaaattgcagagcgccaaattcaaaaataGAAATACTCATTATATAAATTCATAAAAACACACAAGTGTTATAAatcggtttaaagatgaacttattgttaatccaaccactgttttcaaaaaggctttacggagacagcataccatgcgattatctgagaacagcgcccagcagacaaatcattacaaacagttaccAGCTAAgtagagttacacaagtcagaaatagcgataaaattaatcacttacctttgatgatcctcatatggttgcactcacaagactcccatttactcaataaaagttttgttttgttcgataaagtccctgtttatatccaaaaacctcataactttgtcaatataaaaggtaaacaagaaaggcgtgCTCTCTGTCACGCTCATGAAAAACCTCTGGGACACtgtagggtccactcattcagagtggtcttacgctctcatttttcagaatacaagcctgaaacaatttcttaAGTCTGTTGACATCAAGTGGAAGCCAAAgccaatggatactgtaatggcattcaatagaaaactacaaacatAAAACAATctcacttcctggatggatttttctcaggttttcgcctgccaaatcagttctgttatactcagacattattttaagtTTTTGAAACtgtagtgttttctatccaaatcgacCAATTATATGAATCTCCTAGCTTCtgtgcctgagtagcaggcagtttagtTTGGGCGCACTTTTAATCTGGAAGTGAAAATAGTGCCcgctaccctagtgaagttaatccagccgctttgtcagatttcaaatggGCATTAccgcgaaagcacaccatgcgattatctgaggacagcgcccaacGTACAAAATCATgaaacattttccaaccaagcagaggcatcacgaaagtcagaaattgcaataaaataaatcacttacctttgaagatcttcctctgtttgcaatccaaaGGTTCCCAGCTACATCACAAACGGTCCTTTTgttttatatcccaaaaaagtcagtttagttggcgcgcttgactcagtaatccaccggtttccctcaTTCAAATTGCATACAAATAAATCccaaaagttaccaataaacttcgtccaaacaagtcacacaacgtttctaatcaatcctcaggtaccctaatatgtaaataaacaatcaaatttaagacagagaatagtatgttcattaccggagataaataacgaagtgcGGGCCCTCATCCATGTGCAACACTACAgacaaaatgggagccacttacaaaaactacaaattctagctaatttttcaaaaaacaagcctgaaactctttctaaagactgacatctactggaagccctagtaactgcaatctgggaggtattTATTTTATATTCCCATAGACAACTATTATAATGAGTGGTGAGctcaaaaaaaaacattctgaaTGGATTCTCCTCGAGTTTTCGCCtgtcatatcagttctgttatacttacagacattattttaacagttttagaaacattctatccaatactaccaattaAATGCATAtcatagcttctgggcctgagtaacaggcagtttactttgggcacctcaagtcatccaaacttccaaatactgccccctaccccgaAGAAGTTAAGGCCTAAATATTAGTTAATCTTACAGTGACCTCCACCATATCTCCATATAAGCTTCTGCATTTATATCCTGGAAGTTGTAATTAAACATTCACTTTTTAATCACTACAAGGCACTACAAGGCAATTTGAGTCTTATTTCAATCAAGGGTTATTGATAATAGTCATGTGCATTGTCTGAAGACTTCATAAAGGTAAAGGTGAAATGACTGGACAGGCTTCTGCCACACTTATTTAAACTCAAAACTTCAGAGATCAGTGGTATTGAAGGCTAGGGGACCAGGCAAGGGTAGCAGTCTGAGGCACAGTGGACTCAGGTATGACCTTACCTGTGGTTCTCCAGAGGGGAACCTGCTGTTGGTCTTCCTGTGGGCCATCTGCTCCTGGAAGGCCAGGTAAGCCTCCTCCTCAGGGCCCTCCTGGGGGTACGCCCCCTCTCCTGTGCTCAGCGACAACTGGTGCTCGCGACGCTGGTTCTCCCATTCAGCCCTGGGTCAGAGATAGAGCGCACAATCAGTCACTGCTACAAGGTCACTGCTCttaaaactacagaaataacaccAACAATATTCCATTCAGTCACAAACACAAAGGGGGTGGGGGTAATTTCACCACATCTTGTTCTTTTCGGCGTGCTCCTCCTCATCGTCACTGAACTTGAGTTTCTCGCCATAATCCACTTCTTCATGGATACCTGGAATGGTAAGAGAACAACATTTTTATCAAGGTCAATCTAGTTCCGCTACGGCACATCCACAGAAATGTTGTTTCAGTCTTTGTATGATGCGATAACAGAAAGCCCCCCCACCTGCCCAGCCATCTTCACAGTCATTGTCCAGCTCGTCCAGATCCTTCAGGTCCTCTGGGTTGATGATGGCCGGACGAGGGGGTCTGTCACCGGGCCGACGGATGGGTCTGGAGGAGAGGTTGCGGGAGGGCCCACGGATGAAGCGGTTTTCTTCTCTCCTAACCTCACCGCTATAAGGAGATTATGAACATGGGGAGGTGAGAGACCTGCGATTATTTTTGCAAAGAAAACAAAAGAATTCACAGAATCTTCAATTGTATTATCCATTTTAATCTTTCATTATTTTAACTGAGCATCGCTTTCAGAGAGTAGGCATATGCTGGTGACAACTTACTTGACAGGCTCTTGGTTGATGTTGGGGTAGGGCTGTCTGAAGGTGGGCCGGTTGTCAAAGCGAACTGGGGCGACCACAGTGACAGGGCCAGTGTGTTCAGCAGTGCCAGGAGCATCACGAGTCTCTTTGGGGCACATCTGAAAACCAATAGACAAAAAAATGTACAGTCAGAATAGAACCTTGCATTAAGGTGTCATGAAGTGAAAATAAATTAAGAGTAGTATTGTGCTACTTACGAAGGCAGGCAGCATGtcgtggtaggtggtggtggtagggtggTGGAGCTGGTGATGGTTCAGGGCAGGGGGGGTGGGCCTGCGGAGGGGCTGGGCAGGGCGCAGACAGGGCTCCTTGGGCTCTAGGACTGAAGGGGCGCTGACAACGGTGGCAGGGGTGGGACTGACcatggaggcagagagggggacagaggggggaagaggtGGAGGGGGGGCTTCCAGTCTCAGCTACGCCGCTGGCCTTGCCCTCGGAATCTGAGGGCAGGCCTGCTGGCAGGGATGAGGGCACAAGGTTCCTCCCACCACCCTCCCTCCAACTTGTCACATCTGGAAAGACAAGAGGAAAACAAATTTGAGAAAATAAGCTTGTGTCTAAGGAGTTAGAGCGTGAAATTGCAGTGTATTCAGTTTTTTAAAGTATGTGCACAATATTTTCCCACAGCACTTATTAGCAACTGCTCCACTATTCAGGCATGTGGATTCCTTTTGAACTGGAGTACATGTTTGTGCCACCACAGCTATGTCCACTGGACTCACTCTGCGGGCGGAGGCTTGGTCCGGGCCCATACGACGGATCGAAGGCGCTTCTTTCCTTGCCAGCCTTGTCCTGTTCCCCAGCAGCCTTCAGCGTTGGAAATTCCTCGTGAGAGAAGGGCTGCAGTCGGTTTGAGGCCCTTAAACCTGCTGCCGCCATGGAAACAAGAGGCACAGCTGTCAGTCACAGCAGAGTCAAAAGAAATGGAGGCTGATGGAAAATCATGAGGTGGAGGCATGCAGTAAATTGTCTGATAGCACCTCCATCAATGTTGAACAAAGAGACAAAGTCATTTTGAACAGTTGAGTTTTCCATTCCAACTCACCATCTAGTTCTACGGCCTTTCCATTTAGCTGGGCCCATTGCTTTGGTCCACCTGTGTTTGTGCTCTGTGGAAACAACAGAGGAAATTGTATTAAAGAGATTtcagtcttggaggtgtgtttcctGACCAATTTTGCATTCAGGTTGGAAGCCTATTTCACTTCCTTAAAATACCCAGAATGAATTGAAGATTACTCAAGTTATCTGTAATGAATTTTGACCGAGGATGTTTTAGTTGCTCAATTTTACATCTAAGGTATTTCGCAAGTAAAAGAAATGCGCAACGTGTGTAAACAGTCAGAGCTGCTAGTCTAACCATCTATGCTATTGATTAGTGAGCAATCACCGCAGCTCTTCACCCCATGTTAGGGTGCAAATAAACATCaaaacccaaccttcatttaccGGATGTACCAAACATTTTAGAAACGATTGACTTTATGCCtaaaattatcctatttacactttgtagtcaattttgacacacTTTCAGACTCATATCGATGCCAAATAGGCAATTTTCAAAGGGATTCATTGCTTCTTAAAGGCAGTCACTCTAAGAAAAGAAAAATAACAATTCAAAGTGAAACCGAAAGATGTAGATGACAAAAATCAAGAGGCCAAGCCCACCTCCTGACTGGCTACCGGTGTGGGCTTCTGGAGATTGGAGACAGATTTCTGCAAAGCCAGCTGTGGCTGCAACTCCAGCAGCTGTGCTGTTGATGCAATGGaactgagggaggggagagagagagggaaccgtCACTCTAGAGATAGAATAGATACATATACATCTTGATACAGACATGCCATACTGCGCAGTTTCACTTTTACACATTACAGAACTTGGACACTTGTAACCCAGCTATAAACTCTTGATGAATTTATCCCAGCCAAACAGTGAAGAATTAGAAATAAATAGTACTCCCACTCTGTTCTTTCTCACTTGCCAGGCAACATAACACAAACAGACTCACTTTTCTGTTGTCAAATGACTACATTTTAGTCATTGAGccagaggctcttatccagagcgacttacagtagtaaGTGCACGCACACATTTTTCTTACTTTTCATACAGGTGCCTCATGGAAATCAaaccacaaccctggcattgcaagcgccatgctctatcaactgagccacatgggaccAGTGTGAAAAATGTCATGCCTGCTATGCAAATAAATAACACTATAAAGTAGCAACATGAACGCTGGTTTTATAAATGCCATGTTTGGTGTTCAATCAACATTGCCATATACTCACTGTATGTTAGCTCCTCAGTCTTCCTGCGCCCACTCCTCCAGCCACCCACAGACTCGCACACACCAAACAGAGTGGTCACTTCCCACCAATCAactcccacacacagacagctctacAGATTGCATGTGAGCTAACCTTGAGGTAGCAAACACGAACGCCTCTCAAGTCTGACACAAGGCTATCTTTCCTGCAGCTGTACATGGGGCTAATGCCTTGATCACACCTAGTGTCATTGCGTAAAATTCAACTTCTGCTCAAAATTCaacttctgctaccatttctgtcaagccgtttACGCATACAGTTTGACAAATCAAacgtatgcaccacacagaacgcactgcaactACCTCTGCAACGCTGAAAGTCAAACGCAGccttccattggaaatgaatgtacttctggtgtaccaaaatgcaatgacgTTGTCTGTGTGATCGAGACGTACACTACctttcaaaggtttggggtcactgagaaatatccttgttttttaaagaaaagcacattttttgtccattaaaataacataaaattgatcagaaatacagtgtagacattgttaatgttgtaaattatagctggaaatggctgatttatAATGGATTAAAGAAGCactaaaactggccttctttagactaattgagtatctggagcatcagcatttgcgggtttgattacaggctcaaaatgaccagaaacaaataTTCTTGttctgttctgagaaatgaaggctattccatgcgagaaattgtcaagaaactgaagatcccgtacactgctgtgtactactcccttcacagaacagcgcaaactgtctcccactcctgatgctccagatactcaactagtctaaagaaggccagttttattgcttctttaagcaggacaacagttttcagctgtgctaacataattgcaaaaggattttctaatgatcaattagccttttacaaTGATAGacttgattagctaacacaacgtgccattggaacacaggagtgatggttgcagataatgggcctctgtacgcctaaatagatattccataaaaattcaAATCAACctacaattgtcatttacaacattaataatgtctacactgtatttctgatcaatttgatgttattttacggacattttttttgcttttctttaaaaaataaggaCATTCCTAAGTGACCCCAAccgtttgaacggtagtgtacgtgTTTGAACGCATCCATAAAGAAGTGCACGCAGACAGCACTGGAAAGTGTACAGAAACACAAACCTCAGCAAAGTGTGTACCAGGTGAACAAATACCCTTTTCTTTGCTCATCACTCATTCTTGCATCATCCAATGTTACCCTTTGGTTGTGTAAAAGATGACTCGTTCTCTCAGAAAACAAAACCTATTGAATGAATTTAACATATTGCATCATAGCAAAACATTAATCCAAgagtgcatctcaatagtctataGCGGCATCCTTTCCTCATCTCCACTAATTAATCTGGAATAACCTGTAAAAAATGATTACATCACAGAATTTAATGCACATCACTTGTCAGTTTTCAGATCAGTGAGATGACACAGCCATTTTAAACTACTGAGACTATAAATCATTAAGCCGCTGTTAGCCAAATTCTATTTCTCCCTGGAACTTAATTGAATATATAGCACTGATTGGCCAGTGTTCACTCAATTGGTTTATTCAATGTACATCAGCTGCTGATTGAAATGGCAAGATTGCTGTGTCTACAGATTTTCAATCTTCAAGAAACTGAGTTGGGTATAAATGCATTCATCTGCTATCCAGGCCACCTTTCCCAGTGTCTGTTCTGGGCTCTCTCACCTACCTCTTTTGATCGGTTTGTTCCTGTGTGTTTGCCCATCCTGTTCCGTCTTTGGGCACGATAATCACGTTTGGATCGTTTCCTTTGTTCTCTGACTTCAGGCTCGGCAGGTGAGCAGGTGGGGGCATGCGCCGGGCTGCGGCCACTTTGCCAAGACTCTGTAAGCCATGTCGCGGAACTgctgggaggaagagggggagtgagCGGACACAAacggaaggaaggagagaggtgtgaaTAAAGCTCTTTGCAAACTTTATGTATTGGTCAAGCTTCATGGGCCTTTCAAATCCTTAAAGCCACACACACAGGAGTTGAACACAGAAGTACTTGAGAAAGAATGGACAAT
The sequence above is drawn from the Oncorhynchus gorbuscha isolate QuinsamMale2020 ecotype Even-year linkage group LG11, OgorEven_v1.0, whole genome shotgun sequence genome and encodes:
- the LOC124048928 gene encoding protein PRRC2B-like isoform X5 — encoded protein: MVSPTPATVVSAPSVLEPKEPCLRPAQPLRRPTPPALNHHQLHHPTTTTYHDMLPAFMCPKETRDAPGTAEHTGPVTVVAPVRFDNRPTFRQPYPNINQEPVNGEVRREENRFIRGPSRNLSSRPIRRPGDRPPRPAIINPEDLKDLDELDNDCEDGWAGIHEEVDYGEKLKFSDDEEEHAEKNKMWAEWENQRREHQLSLSTGEGAYPQEGPEEEAYLAFQEQMAHRKTNSRFPSGEPQAQQKSSVPGMAHQGEPLDDQEERQGPARAKFVSPELSEAVERARRRREEEERRAREERLAACAEKLKRLDERFGKTERQLSRSEEGVKDAESKEAALSPGRESKNHQESWQYGTKDTECPLEHSPGQQDYREEGTLGFAPYRNEDDGGADPTSPLPDYTNHQASKPVPPRFQKQQQDQVYKMQHWQQQQSGHLAPSGSSHPPRGYYPPHMLGFDPRWMMMPPFLDPRMAQGRSPVDYYPNAVHSSGIMKSRMQPDHLNSPGSPSDDGCHPSMHQERRAPSTEPYPLWNQDGYPPRSFTPPYQRQHESSDRSQPDDRFDRTCSQQGLYEESGNECLDNPSGDLSHQAYHQSKGPDRDHHPHDQGLLSSAPSRPQQQHADSDYPKQEPKDRYLKDGTEPCDEVFDTSKEKFFDSDFHRRDGGQRKEVGVGGQNQWSDPDSSTPASSVSQPSETGGRTLTRRTGPIKKPVLKALKVEDKENEKPKVEPEEKVVPYRLEKEVLTNVYDLKKDNQPLVSNRRSASPAIEKQPEEKQQPPVPAKIERPASTHSEDLPKENSWDSGKSQSSRDSQESREPGAPRRNNWIFIDEEQAFAGARGTGRGRSRGGFKEFSSRGDRGGRGGRENPRGGYNNNINSRDAAGTQRPGRGRGLPRDFVKVEDLQRGKPRRRNVSETLSETSEYEELPKRRRQKGSENGEGGSYPEQGETRKADRDSWRSNKVYTEEQAASDARDKAKASSRGFGGFGRSLPPRLDTGRGYNTSRGFNNGSRDISTWRGRGTQFGSGGGPMQENGYVLGTETYPRRPPAEREPLKYTPKFTGSTGSFMENGAEDRSGEGEYYIDSDNPGQQPLRRRRPPRQDKPPRFRRLRQEREPGSGQWTSDEYINGSEGFANPWPSRSKEGGKEDGWSSGHYSGVGGRSGGQHGQAEDWETGSENSDFSDWREKRGGGQQQQQTHGGDVHSDSGHGDPGSGEKRELAKRSFSSQRPLVDRQNRKGEVDGNKMTRSSEKPNTLPSCNRNDGWPNGGSSNHKSRSPEESGPVYNVEQSEEGHQANEPSGKKLDKELKPRSVKGDLAKPLSQYDLNSYPIEGDSGCPSPDGFQDLPKKQLRRPQEDDRRRKEQGAPVTVKNRPITSKMPPRFAKKQGGMTIDQPEEGLSANNLGTDIWETNSSALSIQSSGGDSWTKQVSFTGSEPNSEDSDAGPEQSKEQHKPGPIGNERSLKHRKGSEGVERLEGRPITPVNGVDLHVDTVLPVPPIEFGVSAKDSDFSLPPGSTPVPVSNPVTKLQDALVSNPALTQAIPMLRRDHLQPGINLNPISFPSADLTLKMESARKAWENSQSLPEQGSPGGGASGAQPPCSVGSSSGVSYSSFGGVSMPPMPIASVAPSMSMQGNHVPPLYLDGHVFPSQPRLVPPTMTQQQSYQQAAAAAQQIPISLHTSLQAQLGLRGGLPVSQSQEMFNSIPSFRSQVYMHPNLSQPNPMVLSGGGPLKGPYSAFPGMQPSDMVKPQSGSHYQPMNGSQAMVYDGQMNQGPGMSSSQLMDSQLIQVTMPLPGSQLRYGSAQQHLILPQSIQLQQGQNLSVGAARRMLPPGSQPPVMTGSRENFPMSTGPYTTYKTSQMEKIGFQFSDKPNHSQGMPGGYNRPGSASPSGKQSGPVGPLPGHYNQQVPPPQGSMVMHMRPPTTGPFPTPIQRPVMQVNKTVIIRSPPYPNPGREPPHSSPPSAPEPTVKGLEDGMKSKALRNERQLVGEGKALSWGLMTSTLQESLPGWQGKPAPCT